From a single Tachypleus tridentatus isolate NWPU-2018 chromosome 6, ASM421037v1, whole genome shotgun sequence genomic region:
- the LOC143253451 gene encoding uncharacterized protein LOC143253451, giving the protein MNNNPPTSTMQNSTYPWVAPTSLSHKSWPPGYQASLTDLFLKKNPLHFGTGISQLAAASSYIEKMSSFNEHTQKCPHPDAKDKPYPCEVCQQYFSLYSSLKSDGACSSSSSCNMSTHPSISRPLSAPPERKQLPPTSQSPTSAAQSSSHPQQSPLALLPPPPPPLSLQMPDRSQANHVDSSVNQQQPRRPRPAPTKQFLCPVCHKYFTQKGNLKTHMMIHTGEKPYACQVCGKRFTQKGNVDTHMKIHTGEKEFSCETCGKCFTQKGNLKTHIRSVHTKEKPFACGVCGKCFSQRGNMHTHVRTHNKDDRFPCTMCGKTFSQKGNLKTHMQRHTGQLPSRRYGSRGGSRSCSSVSRPIIQGSRSNVNQFSSYSIHGSSPAPSTSGSPQTHSPSLNPINLGKSSQSLNNPPRPTQSPFQSVVKTTQESHSQSVPPRSSPLSQVSVNTSLGGVHRTPSSTQPSSVSSPSSPGLLSHPASSAYPHQPSPTLAPPSECMIHPVMHSPPVNNSQMTHIKSSSPCGTPGQLQFSEQESRPFYSAPPTPVPAPLAHSPRWLPHGYQRHYSSFQPPSSMSSYSPISQHPTPLSRLALLSSNAMAYHHTLGSPLSEDKQNTNNLGLSGHHMSDDHFHSSTSPDFSQLLD; this is encoded by the coding sequence ATGAACAACAACCCTCCAACTAGCACCATGCAGAACAGTACTTATCCCTGGGTGGCTCCAACATCCCTTAGCCACAAAAGCTGGCCTCCTGGATACCAGGCCAGTTTAACTGACCTCTTTCTTAAGAAAAACCCCCTTCATTTTGGAACAGGAATTTCACAGTTGGCTGCAGCATCAAGCTATATAGAGAAAATGTCCTCGTTTAATGAGCACACTCAGAAGTGCCCCCACCCAGATGCTAAGGATAAACCCTACCCATGTGAGGTTTGTCAGCAATACTTCTCATTATACAGTAGCCTGAAGTCTGATGGGGCTTGCAGTAGTAGTAGCTCCTGTAACATGTCTACTCACCCTAGTATCAGCCGACCACTGAGTGCCCCACCCGAACGGAAACAGCTGCCACCAACATCACAGTCACCCACTTCAGCTGCTCAAAGTTCCAGCCATCCTCAGCAGTCTCCTCTTGCCCTTCTTCCACCTCCACCACCACCACTATCTTTACAAATGCCTGACAGATCACAGGCTAACCATGTAGACTCGTCAGTGAACCAACAGCAACCTCGTCGGCCTCGGCCAGCACCAACCAAGCAGTTTTTGTGCCCTGTTTGTCATAAGTACTTCACCCAAAAAGGAAATCTAAAAACCCACATGATGATTCACACAGGAGAGAAACCTTACGCCTGCCAGGTGTGTGGTAAAAGGTTCACCCAGAAAGGCAATGTAGACACACACATGAAGATTCACACAGGAGAAAAGGAGTTCTCTTGTGAGACTTGTGGAAAGTGCTTCACCCAGAAAGGAAACCTGAAAACGCACATAAGGAGTGTGCACACAAAAGAAAAACCATTTGCATGTGGCGTTTGTGGGAAATGTTTTTCTCAGCGTGGAAATATGCATACTCATGTGAGAACACATAACAAGGATGATCGTTTTCCTTGCACTATGTGTGGAAAGACATTTTCACAAAAAGGAAACTTAAAAACTCACATGCAACGTCATACAGGTCAGCTGCCTTCTCGTCGTTATGGTTCTCGTGGTGGTTCACGTTCCTGCTCCAGTGTATCCCGCCCAATAATCCAAGGCTCTCGTTCAAATGTAAATCAGTTCTCATCTTATTCAATTCATGGCTCCTCTCCAGCTCCATCAACTTCTGGATCTCCACAAACTCACTCTCCTTCTCTGAACCCAATTAATCTTGGTAAATCTTCTCAATCCTTAAATAACCCACCTAGGCCAACACAAAGCCCTTTTCAAAGTGTTGTCAAAACAACACAAGAATCACATTCCCAGTCGGTTCCTCCTCGCAGCTCTCCTCTTTCTCAGGTATCTGTAAACACTTCCTTAGGAGGGGTTCATAGAACTCCTTCATCCACGCAACCATCCTCCGTCTCTAGCCCATCATCTCCTGGCCTGTTGAGCCATCCAGCATCATCAGCATACCCCCACCAGCCATCTCCAACTCTTGCACCTCCTTCAGAATGTATGATCCACCCTGTGATGCACAGTCCTCCTGTCAACAATTCTCAGATGACTCATATTAAGAGCTCATCTCCATGTGGCACTCCTGGCCAGTTGCAGTTCTCTGAACAAGAGAGTCGGCCTTTCTACTCTGCTCCGCCCACCCCAGTTCCAGCTCCGCTGGCTCATTCCCCAAGGTGGCTCCCTCATGGCTATCAGAGACACTACAGTAGCTTTCAGCCCCCATCATCTATGAGCTCCTATAGTCCGATCTCCCAACACCCAACTCCTCTTTCACGACTTGCTCTTCTCAGCTCAAATGCGATGGCTTATCATCATACCCTTGGAAGTCCTCTTTCAGAAGACAAACAGAACACCAACAATCTTGGGTTGTCAGGTCATCACATGTCGGATGATCATTTCCATTCATCAACAAGTCCTGACTTTTCTCAGTTGCTTGACtga